From the Verrucomicrobiota bacterium genome, the window TGTTGACGCAGACGGCAGTGAAACACGCTGGCTTTCTATTCCTGAACCTGAGGAAGGATTCTACCTGGGACAGGTCAGTTGGGCTGAGAATTCCGATGAATTGCTTGTGGAAAAGTTTAGTCGATTCCGGGACAAACGCGAGTTTCTCTTAGCAGACGTCCGCACGGGTGAAATTACAAGTATCTATAGCGAAACTAATTCCGCTTGGGCTATTGCAAGCATAGGCAAGAATGCCGGACTGGAGTGGATACGTGACGGTCGCGCATTCATCGTACTCAGCGAAAAGGATGGTTGGCGGCATGCCTACGTCTACTCTCGCGAGGGAAAAGAGTTGGCTCTGCTAACACCCGGTTCCAGCGATATCATTGAACGTGTTAAGGTAGACGAAGCGGGAGCTTGGTTTTATTACAATGCGTCCCCTGACAATGGAACGCAAAAGTATCTTTATCGCGTGCGTCTGGACGGGATCGGGAAGCCCGAACGCGTAACTCCCATGAACCAGCCCGGTACCCATGACTACGATTTCTCCCACGATGCCCGGTGGGCGTTTCATACGTATTCAACCTTCGATTCACCTCCAGTGACCGAACTGGTTGAGTTTCCGGAGTATCGAGTGGTGCGTGTGCTGGAGGACAATAAAGAGTTGCATGAAAAAATGGAGGCGCTGGTCTCGAATCCAACGGAGTTCATTCAACTAGACATTGGTGGCGGCGTTGTGATGGATGCGGGGATGATCAAACCTTCTGATTTTGATCCGTCTAAAAAATACCCTGTATTTGTCTATGTTTATGGAGAACCGCACGCACAGACGGTATTGGATGTGTGGGGACGAGTCCATGCCGACTATCATCGCATAATTGCTGACCTCGCTTATCTTGTGGTGTCCATCGATAATCGTGGAACTCCGGCACCGAAGGGAGCTGCTTGGCGGCGAGCAATATTTGGCAAGCTTGGTCCACTCTCCACCGAGGAGCAGGCAGCGGGGCTAAAGGAACTGGGGCGTACCCGGCCCTACGTCGACTTATCCCGCGTGGGCATCTGGGGGTGGAGTGGTGGTGGCTCGAATACCCTGAACGCCATGTTCCGGAAACCGGATGTTTATAACCTCGGTATTGCTGTAGCGGCCAAACCGCAACCTCACCTTTACAATGCGTGGTTCCAGGAGATTTATATGCGAACTCGCGAAGTGAATGCCGAGGGTTACCAGCAGGCCGCTCCTATCAATTTTGCCGAAGGTCTGAAAGGCGACCTGCTAATCATTCATGGAACCGGTGAGACAAATACACATCTCGAGATTATGGAGGGTTTGGTGGATCGACTCATCGAATTGGGCAAACCGTTTGATTACATGAACTATCCGGGACGTGACCATGGTATCCGGGAGGGGGTGGGTACAGCCGTGCACTTGCGTATGCATATGATACGGTATTTACTGGCAAACTTGTCCTCTGGTCCACGGTAAGGGTTCCGGTTTAGTCCTACCTCAAATCAAGTCGCTCTTTTTGCAAAGAGGTCCTTGCGGACTGAAACATAACAAAAGAGGTATAAATAATTACTACAATCACCACCCATCTCAGAGTATCCAGTGGTAGTGACTTTATAATTAATGCGGCTATCAGTACCGCTACTGCACCCGGAATAGCCATCGCGACCGACGCCTTCCGGTTGTAGGCTCCTTCCTTAATGAACCTGGCTGACGCCGGGGGCATTAAAAAGGCGCAAGACCCCATCATAATAGGAAACGCTACCAGGGGTGACATGCCCAACGCATAAACCAGAGCCATACACGGAGCATAGAGTCCAATGCCGACCGTCATAAAAGCTCCGAGAATAAAATTGGCTACAATGGCTATAATCAATTTCGTTCCGGTCAGGCCTATGGCTTCTCCTCCGCCTTGGATCCATTGCATTTGACCGGAAAGCATAAAGAAAGCTGTGACGAGCAAGGCAATCCCCATGACCAGCTGAATCGTTCTAACTGGAAGTTTGGAAACAATCCCCGCACCTAAAACCGCACCCGCCATCGCGGATAGCAGCATGGTCAATAAGGTGATCGGTTCAACTTCAACGATTTTGATAAAAATAATCGCCTGGATTAACACCGGCACTGTATTGGCCACATTTAAAGTGCCGGGCAGAACACGATCTTCTGTTTGCCTGGTGAACTTAAGTGCGGCTGTCTGGGGTGCGAATGCTCCTATCCCCAGCACATCAAAAAAGTTAACTACAAACCCAATAATGGAGGTTTTTAACCAGCTCACAGGTTCGAGATTATTTTTATGACGCAAAAAGTCCCGCGTGAGTACCGTGATGAAAAATATGGCTAAAAATATCAGGGCTATCCAAATAGCGAGAGTCATTGATTGAATGATTGGGCGGCAAAGCAGGGGTGCTTTTACCCTACCTCGTCAATGATTAATGGTAGGGTTACAGGGTCCCCGCAGTGCCGTTTCAGCGATTATAAATTGTCAGGATAAATGGGTTGTTTCTACGACTGTTTTCATCGAATTCAGTATCATTTCTACCGGGACAACGGCCCCGGCGCTATGTGATTCATGAGATACCAGGTCTTGGTCTTGAGGTTGTGGGCGTCACCTTGGCCATCGCCGGCTGACTTGATGGAGTGGGTTCCACCTGTGTAGGGGACCGCAGTGAATTGTTTGTTGAGACGGATCAGCTCGTTGACCAGGTTTTCAAAATTCTGGTAGTGGCAGTTGTCGTCCTGAGTGCCGTGAAAGATAAGGAGGTTTCCTTTTAGGTTTTCTGCATGAGTGATGGGAGATCCGTTTTTAAATCCATCCGGATTATCATCGGGCAGGCCCATGTAGCGTTCCTGATAAACGGTGTCATAAAGCAGTTGGTCGCTGATGAAACCACCAGCCATGGCCAGACTATAGAGATCGGGGTAGCGGAACAGAAGATTCAGACTCATGGATCCTCCACCGCTGAACCCGGTGATCGCAATGCGGTCCTTGTCGATATACGGGTGCGTTTCGAGGAGCTTTCGTACGGCAGCCGACTGATCCTCCGAGGAGTAGATGCCAATGTTGTGATGCAGGTGATGACGCCAGTCACGGCCGAGGGGAGTTGAGGTGCCACGGTTGTCGATCGACATAATCACGTAACCTCGTTGAGCAAGATACTGATACCATAGGCTTTTCTGCCAAACATCTTTAACGGTCTGTCCTACAGGTTCTCCATAAACATAGAATAGTACGGGATATTTTTTCGAAGAATCGAAATTGTAGGGTTTGATCATGTAGGCCGGGAGTTTTACACTGTCCTCAATTTCGATATCGAAAAACTCGGTTTCCTGAAAATGCCGTTCCTCCATTTTGACCCGTGCCTCGGCATTATTTTCGCCGGCATGTATGACACGGTGGTCGGGCAGCTCGACCAAGTCGTAGAGGGGAGGTGTGTTCGCATTGGAAAAGCTGTGGAACGCTCGAGTAGAGTCTCCGGAAAGTCGATACGAGTGCGTGCCGCTCAATTCATTCGGGGTAAGTCG encodes:
- a CDS encoding DPP IV N-terminal domain-containing protein, producing the protein MRKKNTVICFACICFFDAICLIEIFGQNSHESLLKQAEIRLRGIYEEDEFRANAFNAKWLPDSSGYTVSESITGANERVKVRYNAASGERTVLEKSSEEEDQFNNLSPDGTRILESESGGLQVRHLNTGEIISLIKNADDDSIRNGRAVWSPDGNRIAFVQSDFSRVRLRSMLEPGDPSYPEVRETRFARVGETIASLRVGVVDADGSETRWLSIPEPEEGFYLGQVSWAENSDELLVEKFSRFRDKREFLLADVRTGEITSIYSETNSAWAIASIGKNAGLEWIRDGRAFIVLSEKDGWRHAYVYSREGKELALLTPGSSDIIERVKVDEAGAWFYYNASPDNGTQKYLYRVRLDGIGKPERVTPMNQPGTHDYDFSHDARWAFHTYSTFDSPPVTELVEFPEYRVVRVLEDNKELHEKMEALVSNPTEFIQLDIGGGVVMDAGMIKPSDFDPSKKYPVFVYVYGEPHAQTVLDVWGRVHADYHRIIADLAYLVVSIDNRGTPAPKGAAWRRAIFGKLGPLSTEEQAAGLKELGRTRPYVDLSRVGIWGWSGGGSNTLNAMFRKPDVYNLGIAVAAKPQPHLYNAWFQEIYMRTREVNAEGYQQAAPINFAEGLKGDLLIIHGTGETNTHLEIMEGLVDRLIELGKPFDYMNYPGRDHGIREGVGTAVHLRMHMIRYLLANLSSGPR
- a CDS encoding sulfite exporter TauE/SafE family protein, whose protein sequence is MTLAIWIALIFLAIFFITVLTRDFLRHKNNLEPVSWLKTSIIGFVVNFFDVLGIGAFAPQTAALKFTRQTEDRVLPGTLNVANTVPVLIQAIIFIKIVEVEPITLLTMLLSAMAGAVLGAGIVSKLPVRTIQLVMGIALLVTAFFMLSGQMQWIQGGGEAIGLTGTKLIIAIVANFILGAFMTVGIGLYAPCMALVYALGMSPLVAFPIMMGSCAFLMPPASARFIKEGAYNRKASVAMAIPGAVAVLIAALIIKSLPLDTLRWVVIVVIIYTSFVMFQSARTSLQKERLDLR